The region ACCAGGCAAATCTTCATCAGAAGAAAGCGTAGCAACACGCTCAGCTGAATCTAATTTGCCAATGTAGTTTGTCGAGAAACGCTTAACGCTCTTCTCGTAGTTTCTGTTTACGTATGCTGCAAAAAGTGCGTCTACTACATTGAGCTGGGCAATTCGTGAAGACATTGCGCCGCTTCTCATAATGTGCTCAGTCTCTGCAACACCCAAAACATAGTCAGAACGATGAATTAATTCCGAGTCAATACCACCACGAGTGATGGAGATTACCTTGGCGCCGTTTGCTTTTGCAATCCAAGCACACTCAATGGCTTCACGCGTAAGACCTGAGTAACTAACCACAATGGCAAGATCTTCTCGGCTCATGTTTTTGGCGTAGAGCAACTGAGAGTGGTAATCATCGCTTAAGTTGCAGTTAATGTTGAGGCGCATAAGCTTGAGCTGCAGATCTCTTGCAACCAGAAGCGAAGCTCCCATACCAAAAAGACAGATAGAATGCGCTTGCATCATAAGTGAAACAACCGAGTCAACGACCTGAGCATCAAGCAACTGCATGGTAAGTTCCAACGAAGAAATGTTCTTTGCAGTTACTTTTTCAATGATCACGTCAGTAGTGTCACCTGCAATAACGCCGCCAACAGCAATATCGTTGCTCTTGTTGCTTACCGCCAGCTCATAAATAAGAGCCTGCTGAAACTCTTTATAGCCACCGCAGCCAAGCTTCTTGCAAAGTCTAACCACCGTTGATGCAGATGTATACGTTTGAGCAGCAAGTTTATGGATTGACTGACCAACTACTGCCTCTGGGTCGGACAAAATGTAGTCAATAATATCGCGTTCAGCCGAACTGGCATTCTTGCGATACTCTTCCAGGCGTAAACGAACACCCCTCACGCAATCACCTCCTGTTGACTAAAACGTTTGACTATATTGTTTCACGTTGCCATAAAAATTTCATTTGTAAAGTAGGAGTGCCGTAAACGGTAGTATTGCGTGCGTAAGTGTAAGTACATGTTGTTCTTGTTGCATATACACTCACTCATGTTTCCCCAGCTTAATATAGAGACAATTGTCGTAAAAGCTTATTTTATTTTGGATACTTTTACATCAACTTATAAAAACTTTTACTATCAAGTAGACATTTGACTACGTAATACCTGATTAAAATATTTCATTATTTGCCTAAAAAATTCAAATTTAGATACCATTGACAGCTTTTTTGATACCGCTCGCAGTACGTTAACGTACCCATTATTTCAACTTACGCAAGCTAGCTGCAATTTTGATAGAACACACGTCATCATAAGCGCAAATTATCTCAGTCAATTGAGATAGCAAGTGTTTCACCTAAGGCAAACCCGAAGGAGACAATATGCGCGCCAACGAAGATTTGTACCAAAATCAAACCGCTCACTCTGAGCACTCACCTAACGCAGACTCCCCTGCTGGACAGACCAGAAGACAATTTTTGAGTAGAAGTGCTCTTGGTTTAGCTGCTCTTGCAGGTCTTGGTCTTACTGCTTGCCAGACAAAAGGTGGCACAACTGCTGCTAAGGGAACCTCAAAGAAAGTTGATTCCGTAGATGGAACCTTCCAGTACGAGAAGGTTTTTCCTGTTGCCAATTCCGATGATGCCTTTGATGACTCTCTTGTTACCAACCAGCTCAACAGCTTTGTCTGCTTTGCTGGCCAGGGCACTGTCTATGTAAAAAGTTCTGAGCCTCAAAGCTTTGCTCTCTTTGTAAATGGTCATCAAGTGCCAACTGATAAGCTTGACGGTTCTTCTTGGAACCAAATTGACATCTCTGACGTAACTGTCAACGGCGATAACCGCCTGCAGGTCAGCACTGTTAAAGAGACCCAGGCAACCTTTGAGGTCAAGATTGGCTATCCAACCCTTATTGACGGCACCAAAGACTACGCTGATAATGACAACTTCAAGTTGATTGACCAGATTATCAACGCAGAGATTGCCAACGGTTTTACCTCTGCCCAGCTGGTTGTTACTAGATACGGCAAGATCATCAAGAAGACCAACTACGGCAACGTCAATTCTTACAACAAGGACGGCTCTCGCATCAAAGATGGCAAGGCTGTTGACGACAACACCCTCTACGATCTGGCTTCTAACACAAAGATGTATGCCACTAACCTAGCAATTGAGAAGCTGGTAACCGACGGCCAGCTGGATGTTTCCAAGAAGGTTCAAGAGTACATTCCAGACTTTAAAGACCAAGAAGGCGATAAGATCCTGGGCAAGAATGACCTTACTATTCGTGAGATTCTTGAGCATCAGGCTGGATTCCCACCAGATCCTCAGTACCACAACCGCAACTACAATCCAGAGAAACCCGATGATCCGCAGCCAAATGCAAACCAGAAGCTGTACTCTCAGAATCGCGATGAGATTCTGCAGAAGATTATCGAGACACCTCTGCAGTATGTCCCAGGCACTAAGACTGCCTATTCCGACGTAGACTATATGCTTCTTGGTTTTATCATCGAGAAAATTACCAATAAGCGCCTTGACCAGTACGTTAAGGAAGCTCTTTACGAGCCGCTGGGACTTAAAAACGTCACGTTCAATCCACTAGACAACGGCTTCAAGGCTGACGGAATCGCAGCTACCGAGCTCAACGGCAACACCCGTGATGGTCTCATTACCTTTGACAACATGCGCACAGACACCATTCAGGGTACGGTCCATGACGAGAAGGCCTACTACGCCATGGGCGGCATCTCTGGTCACGCTGGTCTGTTTGCAAACGCTTCCGACCTGGCAGTTCTTGTACAGACCGTTATGAACCGTGGTGGCTACGGCAACACCATGCTCTTCAGCGAGGACGTTCACGACCAGTTCATCAAGCCAAAGGACACCAGCGTCACCTATGGTTTAGGCTGGAGGCGTAAGGGTCACATTGGCTACCAGTGGGCCTTCTCGCCAATTGCAAACGCTGCAACCGTTGGCCACACCGGCTGGACCGGCACGCTCACCGTCATCGACGTCTACAACAACACCAGCTTAGTGCTGCTTACCAATACTAAAAACTCGCCTGTCATTGACAACAAGGTCAACCCTAACGACTTTGTAGGCAACCACTTCCTAACCGGCGGCTACGGTGTTGTTTCTACGCTGGCATTTGATGGCCTTGACAACGCAAACGCTGAGGGAAACAATGCCAAGCTCATGGACATGGTCATTGCAAAGTACAAGCTCATTCAGGCGGAAACAGATTATCAGACTGACCCCGATAAGGCTTCCCTGAAGGCACTGCTTGAGGTCTGTGACCAGAGGAAAAATTCCAAGATTATCAAGGACTTCCAGGCAAGTGACTTGTACAAGACCATCTCAGAGTTTGTTGGCAAGTAAAACTCGTGTAAACAAGCTGTGAAGCGGGAATAAACAAAGTACACGAACAAGGTACGATACACATCTTGTCTAGCAACGGCCCTCTCCTCCGTCTAGACACACCAAAGCCCGGATGCTATTGCGCGGCATCCGGGCTCTTTTTGTATGTACGCTAACCTTGCGAGCTACACGGGTTTCTCGCCAGGTACGCTTGAATAACCAGTCAAAAAAGCAAGCCCGAAAAGTGCAAAGAATCTGTGTTTGGAGCACAGATTCTTTAACAAAATCAGGCAAATTCACAGATTCTTTGATGTTATTAAGCAAAATCCACCGATTCTTTGCAGAAAACAGGCGCGCAACTTACAGTGCGGCGAGAAAATCCTCTGCTTGCTGGGCAATTGCTTCGTGAACCTCTGGCTCGGGCTCCCAAGTTCCCTCAGTCCAAGCGGTAACAGGAAGCGAGAAACCATTGAACGGCTCAACTGGCTTGGTGCGCAGAGCCAGGAACTGCTGCTTTACCACGGCGAGCGATCCTGCAGTCTTGTTTCTGCCGCCAACACCACTTGCGGTGACAACCTTGCCAGCAATAGCAGTCTCAGATTTCTTCTCATAATCAGAGGTGAGTGGACGGCTCAGCCAGTCAAGGATGTTCTTAACAGTGCCGGGGATGCTGTAGTTGTACTCTGGAGTAAAGAGCCACACGCCATCAGCAGCCATAACGGCGTCTCTTACCTTCTGGACACCTTCAGGAGCTGGGAATTCTTCATCTTGATTGAGCAGAGGAACATCCAAGACGTCAACAACCTCAATCTCTGCCTTGCCTTCAAGTGCCTTTGCAGCAACCTGACTCAACGTCTTATTAAACGAGTTCTTTCGACCAGAACCGATGATAAATACAATTTTCTTCATGAGCAAACCTCTCCATGAATGCTACGTGGATGTAATAAAAATCATGCACGAGCAAACCTGCCCATACATGATTTGTGTACCCAAATGTTAGTTCTGTAGTCGTATTTAACGGAAGTCCAAGACGTATTTAGCAAAAGTCCGAGAAATCCACACAGCTCTCAAGCGCCTTTACTACCCGCTCAAGACCTGCTAGGTCTTCTTGAGTAAATCGTGCAGCGCTAGGACTATCAATGTCTAACACACCAACTACCTGGTCACCCTCAAAGATGGGAACGACTACCTCAGAGTTTGATGCAGAGTCGCACGCAATGTGTCCTGGGAACTGATGCACGTCTTCTACCAGCTGACTTGTCTTTGTTGCCGCAGCCGTACCGCACACTCCCCTTCCAAAAGGAATACGCACACAGGCAACCTTTCCCTGGAAAGGCCCCAGGCGCAGATCGGGAGAGACTGGCTCCAACCCCGGCTCCGCACCCGACCCCGAGCCTAGCTCCACACCCGCCACCGTAGCAGGATCTACCAGATAGAAGCCTGCCCAGTTAATGTCATCCAGAGCGTCCCACAAAAGAGCCGCAGCATTAGACAACACCGGCAGCCAGTGAGCGTCAACCTCGGCAAGCGAGATAATCTGTTTTGCAAGTAAGCCGTAGTCTGCCATGGTTACTTCTCTGGCAAAATCTCAATCCAGCAGCCATCGGGATCTGCAATAAAGTAAAGGCCCATCTTTGGGTTCTCTTTGACAATGCAGCCCATCTCCTCGTGGAGTGCGTGGAAGGCATCAAAATCGTCAACGCGGAAAGCAATGTGCGTGTCTTTTCCGCCGTTGTCGTAAGGCTCTACCCAACCGCGGTTCCAGGTGAGCTCCAGTTCAAATGGAGACCAATCGTTTACCAAAAACGTATTAGTCCAAGAACCATCCTCTGGTCCCTTAACGCGATCAACACGAAATCCCAAAGCCTTCTTGTAGAACTCAACGGTTTTCTCGTTATCCAAAACATGAGTGCAGCGGTGAACAAAACGTGCCTGCATAAATCCTCCTTTGTTGTGCGCTCGACTGCGCACCTAGTTGAGCGCTTGGTCGTGGCTAGTTAAGCGCTTGGTCGCGGCTAGTTGAGCTCCTGCTCAAGCTGGTCGACAAGCTCGCCAAAGTACTTGAGCGCAGCATTAACGGGATCTGGGGTTGCCATGTCAACGCCAGCTCCGCGGAGCAGCTCAATTGGAGTCTTGGAGCAGCCGCCGGATAGGTAGCCAATGTAGTCTTTGACCGCAGGCTCGCCCTTAGAAAGGATACGTTGAGACAGGGCAATAGCTGCCGAGAAACCAATGCAGTACTGGTAGACATAGAAGTTGTAGTAGAAGTGAGGGATGCGCGACCACTCCAGCTTGATCTCTTCGTCCAGCTCAATGCCAGGTCCAAAGTATTCTGCGCAAAGCTTGCCGTAGCGCTCGGAGAGAACCTCAGCGTTCAGAGCCACGCCATCAGCGTTCATCTGGTTGATGTCGCGCTCAAACTCGGCAAACATGCACTGGCGATAGATGGTGCCACGGAAGCCCTCAAGGAAGTGGTTAAGGATGTACGCATGGCGAGCAGGATCAGTCTCGTGCTCAAGCAGGTAGTGCGAGAGCAGCGCCTCGTTGCAGGTAGATGCAACCTCTGCAACAAAGATGGAGTAATCAGAGTAGGTAATCTCCTGGTTGTGGGACGAGAAGTACGTGTGCAGGGAGTGACCCATCTCGTGAATAAGGGTGTAGACATCGTCGAGGCCGCCCTGGAAGTTGAGGAGCATGACAGGGTTCATACCCTTGCCACCTGCAGAATAAGCGCCGGAACGCTTACCTGGAGTTTCGTAAACGTCAACCCAACGGCTCTCCAGACCCTTCTTGACCAGGCCAACGTACTCCTCGCCCATAGGTGCCAGCGCCTTAACAATGAGGTCGCAAGCCTCTTCGTAGGTAAACTTCATGTCAACGTCGTCAACAAGAGGAGTGTAGACGTCCCAGAAGTGCAACTCATCCAAGCCCATAACGCGCTTGCGCAGGTCAACGTACTTGTAGAAAGCTGGGAAGTTCTGGTGAACGGCATCGATGAGGTTGTTATAAACCTCAACAGGAATCTCGTTCTCTGCAAGAGCAGCCTCAAGGGAACTTGCATACTTTCTAGATGACGAGAAGAACTGCAGGTTCTTAACCTGGCTAGTCAGAATTGCAGCGGAGGTGTTGCGGAACTCACCAAAGCGGCTGTAGAGCTGCTTAAATGCGGACTCGCGTAGGACGCGGTCGCCATTCATCAGCAAAGGAACAAATGAACCGCTGGTCAGCTTATGTGTCTTGCCCTCAGAGTCTACAGCGTCGTCAAAGATGAGGTCTGCATCATCAAACATGGAAAAGATGTTGGTTGGCTGAACAGCAAGCTCTTCAGCGCGTGCCAGAAGAGCCTCTTCCTCAGCAGAGAGGGTATGCTCGCGCTGGTTCAAGATCTTGTTGAGCTTACGACGATAGAACTCAAGAGCTGGAACCTCTGCATAGAACTTCTCGACAGATTCTGCTGGAATAGCCAGAAGCTCTGCGGCAAACCAAGAAGTTGCCTCGCCAGCCTGTGTATATACGCTGGTAGCGTTTGCGACGTATGCCTGATACTTGGCAACGCGGGTGTCCTCGTCACTCTTGCGCTCGGCGTAGTTGATAATCTTGTAGAGCAGAAGGTTCATCTGGTCCTCAAGCTGCAAGAACTCCAGAAGAGCCTGAGCGGAAGTGGAAATCTTTCCTTTGAACGCAAGCAGTTTTGGGCAGTAAGCCTTGAGCTCCTCAAGTCCAGCCTCAAATGCCTCATCACTTGGGAACATTGAAGACAGGTCCCACTTATATTTGCTGTCAATTTCTCCACGAGACTCGTATGCCATGAGCCTTCCTTTCTTGACCGGGTTAGTATTCACTGCTATTTAGTGTCCCACATCAATGTTAATTTCATGCTAATAACAAGAAATTAGTTATAACGCATTAAAAAACATATAAAGAAATGATCCACAGTTAGTGGACCATTTCTAGTATTGAAAACATAACGTAGTCAGTTTTATTGAGGCTGAAACAGTAAATAACTTATTTACTGTTTAATAACCCAAGTTTTTCCGCAATTTTGACAAACTGCCACCGTTGTAAGAACAGTCTTAGATTTTCTATTTGGATGAATAATTCGCCAAATTAGCATTGGAATTGTTGCCCATATCCAAAGAATTGGATGAAGCCACCAACCAATAAAAACCCAGTAAAGAATGCCATGTCTATTCTTAGCTTTTTCTGTAGCTGAAGCAGAAATAATAATACGTGTTGAATGACAATTTGGGCAGGTAATACTTGGTTGAGCAGGCATAGTCGGAGCAACCTTTTCTCCTACTCTATCAAGCGAATCAGTAACTGGAAAACCTGTCTCTTCTTCAATAACAGATGTTTCAGGTACGTTTTGCTGAGTACTCTCCTCCATAGTTCTTCCTTCCAAATTACCAGAACGACTTTCAAAAACCTTCAATCTCAAATTCTATTAAAAAAGAATAGCACCAAAATACAATTTAAATGGGTGGTACATTGGACAGTAAGAAGAAAATTCTTTATTACTGTTGTCTTATCATTGCATATATGAATTTAGTACTTAACAAAAATAGCTTCTAAATATAATATAAATTTAAAAAAGCGGTTCACATTGAATCGGAGTAATTACTATGACATCTTCAATTATATTGTGGTCCTTAACCGCAATTCTTGGCATTTGTTCTCTCATACTTTTATCCGGTCATGGTGCTGCTTTAATTGCTGGATATAACACAATGACTGAAGATGAAAAGAAAACAATTGACGAGAAAAAACTCTGTTTTGTAATGGGTATTTCTACGTCTGTATGTGCGCTAACAATGCTTTACATGGCCGTACTTAACCCAAATATAACGATTACAACAACAATCATTGCAAGCAGTATTATCACAATAGATTTGGTAGTATCAATTTATATAGCAAACACAAAATGCAACAAATAATAAAAACCTGACGATAAAGTACCTATCGCTTTAAGGTAACAACTCTTGTCAAAACAAATACAAAACATCATCTCAAGCTACTCGTCTCTTTCGTCTCTCTTAAGACAAAGTTAGATCACGCACGTATACAAGTAATCGTACAAGCACAACAATACAAAGTCCTGCTGCAAGCACCGTTTCAACAGTAGCTATTCCATCGAGCCATTGAAGGGGCTGACCAAGTTCAGCCAGGTATGTCGACGTCTGCGTATGCGCAATGACACAAATTACAAAGGGAAAAGTAAACGCAGCATGACTGGGAAAGAACGGCTTTGTAAGACACCTGATGCACCACACAAAAGAAACCACATAAATAATTGAAGCAATCGCTAGCATGACTAAAAGAAACGGTACGGACTTTGGCGTAATAGATTGAATATATCCCACAATACAAAGACTTGTTGGAGCTGCATAAATACAAGCGAGCGACTCAGCGGAATCAGGCACCGGCCCATATTTAACATACCGAATGCTTACTACTATAAAAAGCACTACAAGGCAGATAAATCCAAACCAAAATGCAACCGTACCAACACTTGTTTCAAAGTTAAACGCCGGCGCTGTAACACTGGCAACCACAATACCTACATACACAATGAACCAGCTGGCGTGCACATTCTCCCAATTAAATTTTGCAATATATCGAGAAGTAAATAGAGCTATGCACAGTATGTGCAACGCAATTCCAGTAAACCAAAATAATTGTGCTGCATCACCGATATCAGCCTTCAAATACACCGAAATCAGCATAACTGCCATCGGATATGTTGCGGCAACTGAAAGCCCAATCGGATCCGAGAGCTCTCGCAATACAACTTTTGTCGACACGATAAA is a window of Lancefieldella parvula DSM 20469 DNA encoding:
- a CDS encoding TDT family transporter — protein: MNYVQKVPVAICGVALGFVALGNLFKTSFEGLYLVCGILSIFLLALYTLKFIVSTKVVLRELSDPIGLSVAATYPMAVMLISVYLKADIGDAAQLFWFTGIALHILCIALFTSRYIAKFNWENVHASWFIVYVGIVVASVTAPAFNFETSVGTVAFWFGFICLVVLFIVVSIRYVKYGPVPDSAESLACIYAAPTSLCIVGYIQSITPKSVPFLLVMLAIASIIYVVSFVWCIRCLTKPFFPSHAAFTFPFVICVIAHTQTSTYLAELGQPLQWLDGIATVETVLAAGLCIVVLVRLLVYVRDLTLS
- a CDS encoding MurR/RpiR family transcriptional regulator → MRGVRLRLEEYRKNASSAERDIIDYILSDPEAVVGQSIHKLAAQTYTSASTVVRLCKKLGCGGYKEFQQALIYELAVSNKSNDIAVGGVIAGDTTDVIIEKVTAKNISSLELTMQLLDAQVVDSVVSLMMQAHSICLFGMGASLLVARDLQLKLMRLNINCNLSDDYHSQLLYAKNMSREDLAIVVSYSGLTREAIECAWIAKANGAKVISITRGGIDSELIHRSDYVLGVAETEHIMRSGAMSSRIAQLNVVDALFAAYVNRNYEKSVKRFSTNYIGKLDSAERVATLSSDEDLPGIANDVIA
- a CDS encoding NADPH-dependent FMN reductase, which translates into the protein MKKIVFIIGSGRKNSFNKTLSQVAAKALEGKAEIEVVDVLDVPLLNQDEEFPAPEGVQKVRDAVMAADGVWLFTPEYNYSIPGTVKNILDWLSRPLTSDYEKKSETAIAGKVVTASGVGGRNKTAGSLAVVKQQFLALRTKPVEPFNGFSLPVTAWTEGTWEPEPEVHEAIAQQAEDFLAAL
- the pepF gene encoding oligoendopeptidase F, encoding MAYESRGEIDSKYKWDLSSMFPSDEAFEAGLEELKAYCPKLLAFKGKISTSAQALLEFLQLEDQMNLLLYKIINYAERKSDEDTRVAKYQAYVANATSVYTQAGEATSWFAAELLAIPAESVEKFYAEVPALEFYRRKLNKILNQREHTLSAEEEALLARAEELAVQPTNIFSMFDDADLIFDDAVDSEGKTHKLTSGSFVPLLMNGDRVLRESAFKQLYSRFGEFRNTSAAILTSQVKNLQFFSSSRKYASSLEAALAENEIPVEVYNNLIDAVHQNFPAFYKYVDLRKRVMGLDELHFWDVYTPLVDDVDMKFTYEEACDLIVKALAPMGEEYVGLVKKGLESRWVDVYETPGKRSGAYSAGGKGMNPVMLLNFQGGLDDVYTLIHEMGHSLHTYFSSHNQEITYSDYSIFVAEVASTCNEALLSHYLLEHETDPARHAYILNHFLEGFRGTIYRQCMFAEFERDINQMNADGVALNAEVLSERYGKLCAEYFGPGIELDEEIKLEWSRIPHFYYNFYVYQYCIGFSAAIALSQRILSKGEPAVKDYIGYLSGGCSKTPIELLRGAGVDMATPDPVNAALKYFGELVDQLEQELN
- a CDS encoding DUF3784 domain-containing protein codes for the protein MTSSIILWSLTAILGICSLILLSGHGAALIAGYNTMTEDEKKTIDEKKLCFVMGISTSVCALTMLYMAVLNPNITITTTIIASSIITIDLVVSIYIANTKCNK
- a CDS encoding GAF domain-containing protein, producing the protein MADYGLLAKQIISLAEVDAHWLPVLSNAAALLWDALDDINWAGFYLVDPATVAGVELGSGSGAEPGLEPVSPDLRLGPFQGKVACVRIPFGRGVCGTAAATKTSQLVEDVHQFPGHIACDSASNSEVVVPIFEGDQVVGVLDIDSPSAARFTQEDLAGLERVVKALESCVDFSDFC
- the pbp4b gene encoding penicillin binding protein PBP4B, with amino-acid sequence MRANEDLYQNQTAHSEHSPNADSPAGQTRRQFLSRSALGLAALAGLGLTACQTKGGTTAAKGTSKKVDSVDGTFQYEKVFPVANSDDAFDDSLVTNQLNSFVCFAGQGTVYVKSSEPQSFALFVNGHQVPTDKLDGSSWNQIDISDVTVNGDNRLQVSTVKETQATFEVKIGYPTLIDGTKDYADNDNFKLIDQIINAEIANGFTSAQLVVTRYGKIIKKTNYGNVNSYNKDGSRIKDGKAVDDNTLYDLASNTKMYATNLAIEKLVTDGQLDVSKKVQEYIPDFKDQEGDKILGKNDLTIREILEHQAGFPPDPQYHNRNYNPEKPDDPQPNANQKLYSQNRDEILQKIIETPLQYVPGTKTAYSDVDYMLLGFIIEKITNKRLDQYVKEALYEPLGLKNVTFNPLDNGFKADGIAATELNGNTRDGLITFDNMRTDTIQGTVHDEKAYYAMGGISGHAGLFANASDLAVLVQTVMNRGGYGNTMLFSEDVHDQFIKPKDTSVTYGLGWRRKGHIGYQWAFSPIANAATVGHTGWTGTLTVIDVYNNTSLVLLTNTKNSPVIDNKVNPNDFVGNHFLTGGYGVVSTLAFDGLDNANAEGNNAKLMDMVIAKYKLIQAETDYQTDPDKASLKALLEVCDQRKNSKIIKDFQASDLYKTISEFVGK
- a CDS encoding VOC family protein — its product is MQARFVHRCTHVLDNEKTVEFYKKALGFRVDRVKGPEDGSWTNTFLVNDWSPFELELTWNRGWVEPYDNGGKDTHIAFRVDDFDAFHALHEEMGCIVKENPKMGLYFIADPDGCWIEILPEK